The following coding sequences lie in one Eubacterium ventriosum genomic window:
- a CDS encoding carbohydrate ABC transporter permease: MEATKDIATKPAKPAKIKSNKKFTETEGFHAFVLFLPYGLLFFTFILLPIIIAIGLSFTYFDVINTPTFAGLNNYITLITGDEVFMKYVLPNTVLYAIVVGVGGYALSFLMAWILAQVTPRARTLYALAMYTPSMVGQLMIQVIWKTIFSGDQTGLANAYLQKLGLINQPIQWLISSDYFMQIMIFISLWSSMGIGFLSMLSGIMNIDQELYEAAYVDGIKNRAQEIIYITVPSMKPQMLFGAVMSIVNAFNMGWIGVTLAGANPTPDYAGQLIANHIDDYAYVRYEMGYASAVSVALLCLVWICSKVANKLFTEKDEY; this comes from the coding sequence GTGGAAGCAACTAAAGACATTGCAACAAAACCGGCTAAGCCGGCAAAGATAAAGAGCAATAAAAAGTTTACAGAAACTGAAGGTTTTCATGCTTTTGTTCTGTTCCTTCCTTACGGATTATTGTTTTTTACATTTATCTTATTACCTATTATTATTGCAATCGGATTATCATTTACATATTTTGATGTAATTAATACTCCAACTTTTGCAGGACTTAACAACTACATCACTTTGATTACAGGCGATGAGGTATTTATGAAATATGTATTACCTAACACTGTGCTTTACGCTATCGTAGTCGGTGTTGGTGGATACGCATTATCATTCCTTATGGCATGGATTCTTGCTCAGGTAACACCTAGAGCAAGAACACTATATGCGTTAGCAATGTACACACCTTCAATGGTAGGTCAGTTAATGATTCAGGTTATTTGGAAGACAATCTTCTCAGGTGACCAGACAGGTTTGGCAAACGCATATTTACAGAAACTGGGATTAATAAATCAGCCTATTCAGTGGTTGATATCATCTGATTACTTTATGCAGATTATGATTTTTATATCGTTGTGGTCATCAATGGGTATTGGTTTCTTATCAATGCTTTCAGGTATTATGAACATCGACCAGGAATTATACGAAGCAGCTTATGTGGATGGTATTAAAAATAGAGCCCAGGAAATTATTTATATTACAGTTCCTTCAATGAAGCCACAGATGTTGTTCGGTGCGGTTATGTCTATTGTAAACGCATTTAACATGGGTTGGATTGGTGTAACATTGGCAGGAGCAAACCCTACACCGGATTATGCAGGTCAGTTAATTGCTAACCACATTGATGATTATGCCTACGTTAGATACGAAATGGGATATGCATCAGCGGTATCAGTTGCATTGCTTTGCTTAGTTTGGATTTGTAGTAAAGTAGCAAACAAGTTATTTACAGAAAAAGATGAATATTAG
- a CDS encoding carbohydrate ABC transporter permease, with protein sequence MAENTKVTSEEVKEEKVETAKTSNTTKKKETKAPKKKKMRTYQQRQNRSGYMFMAPWILGFCAFTLFPFVFTIYLSFTSVASTNWGYKIEFIGLSNYINAFVGNQEFLPALLSYIKMIIPYTFIVVVLSFIIAYLLCKINVGKGILRTIYFLPVIIMSGPVMSQLLTVQNAGDQAAEKIAAVTQQTNAYSNIFIMQIIDSYSPALANGLAGIFDQLSIILWFTGIPIVLFINGLQKINPSIYEAAKIDSANAWQIMWKITIPMIKQVGLIITVFTVIQLGMYDSINPVYKLIEEKTGETSSGLGFAATYAWIYSLLALVMIGIVFLIFRDRKPKDIKARQKQEKKLKKLEKQQKKRLASQARHQKKEAKLYGK encoded by the coding sequence ATGGCTGAAAATACAAAAGTAACTTCAGAAGAAGTTAAAGAAGAAAAAGTAGAAACAGCAAAAACTTCCAATACTACAAAGAAAAAGGAAACAAAAGCACCTAAAAAGAAAAAAATGAGAACTTATCAGCAGAGACAGAATAGATCAGGTTACATGTTTATGGCACCTTGGATTTTAGGTTTTTGTGCTTTTACATTGTTCCCGTTCGTATTTACAATTTATTTAAGCTTTACATCTGTAGCTTCAACTAACTGGGGTTACAAGATTGAGTTTATAGGTTTAAGCAATTACATTAATGCATTTGTTGGTAACCAGGAATTCTTACCTGCATTACTTTCATACATTAAGATGATTATACCTTACACATTTATAGTAGTAGTTTTATCATTCATTATTGCTTACTTACTTTGCAAGATTAATGTAGGTAAAGGAATTTTAAGAACTATCTACTTCCTGCCGGTTATTATCATGTCAGGTCCTGTAATGTCACAGTTATTAACTGTACAGAATGCAGGAGATCAGGCAGCAGAAAAAATTGCGGCAGTAACACAGCAGACTAACGCTTATTCAAATATTTTCATAATGCAGATTATTGACAGTTACTCACCTGCATTAGCAAATGGACTTGCAGGAATATTTGATCAGCTTTCAATTATACTTTGGTTTACAGGTATCCCAATTGTATTATTTATCAATGGTTTACAAAAGATTAACCCAAGTATTTATGAAGCAGCAAAGATTGATTCAGCCAATGCATGGCAGATTATGTGGAAGATAACAATTCCAATGATTAAGCAGGTTGGATTAATTATCACAGTATTTACAGTAATTCAGTTAGGTATGTATGATTCAATTAACCCTGTATACAAGTTAATCGAAGAAAAGACAGGTGAAACAAGTTCAGGACTTGGTTTCGCAGCTACATACGCATGGATTTACAGCCTGTTAGCTCTTGTAATGATAGGAATTGTATTCCTCATATTCAGGGATAGAAAACCTAAGGACATTAAGGCAAGACAGAAGCAGGAAAAGAAATTAAAGAAGCTGGAAAAGCAGCAGAAGAAGAGATTAGCTTCACAGGCAAGACATCAGAAGAAGGAGGCAAAGTTATATGGCAAATAA
- a CDS encoding extracellular solute-binding protein: MKKKIIAIVIGILCVIVAAIGLFQFAFKTKATYVKDVDSDKFNKAYDLLANAYLEDGEEADVYYTDFIKKNTEAGEGEHKATLTNGVDSVKYYEENNNEDNQLPEDVKTYSDKMIELEYQKSANYKVNVEKAGLYTLNVDYISVGDSLSDYTVSAKVNGKHQYSETNTIALPIHWTDVDQDKYIGSDDQKEFPKDSYGDEMAPSQSRIQKWVNTNIYNNTYVSSKPLTFYLKEGENTISLENVSSGGLALGKLTVKAATDDTISYEEYAAQHSDAELVTDKEEALQIDAVYYSEKNSTDAIYGTKVTTALTRFNIDTEKLNTLHWSAAGNEVTYTFKVKKSGNYNLAFHYNNGKKEFDTFETIKIDGQVPFKEMYNYKFNPVSSGYANETLKDSNGNNYNFYFEEGTHTITIKQENEPIMEAYRYALLLQEHITNFQLEITKITGSDVDTERNWKMTKYIPEIPKYLNAYETVIQHIRYLLQDYSEGGNSGAVLAYLDEAEQFIKNMKKYPDDIALHTADLTGAENSILVSLSNFTTEVTSNDFTLDRIYVYGDKSELESPNASWASSLWTSIRTLTNTFTSSKYSTGVSDKDKDTITIWVNRAITHVDLLQKMADTEFVPYYKEKTGKDIKVQVATMPDVNKLTLAIAADETPDIALGLASYVPFDLSSRGALYDLSQFDDFWTVARRFPTGSFVSYVYNEGMYAIPETTDFNAVVYRTDIFDQLGLKCPSTWNELIDILPTLQRYGKNFYHNISAGVSGYKWFYQTSPMMLQNNGELYTQDENGLVTTGIDSKNAVKGLQLLGDLFTKYSLDTSVQNFFNSFRYSTLPIGIVGMEDYTLIKNGAQELDGKWKLAEYLGTEQEDGTINRKFVANGTGGVIFKNSEKKEASWEFLKWWTSKDVQTEYTYTLRSTYGKTYFWLSANMAALHNNPMAEADKQVVLKQINQVTDVTRTPGQYLLERTISNIWTSMVFDGTSAQVAVDEAKNDVNKEIVRKMKELGFYDENGKLIKDFKLRGYDWIKQNQDNAKADKGEEVTQSGSN; the protein is encoded by the coding sequence ATGAAAAAGAAGATTATCGCAATTGTAATTGGAATACTATGTGTCATTGTTGCAGCTATAGGTCTTTTCCAGTTTGCATTCAAAACAAAAGCAACTTATGTAAAAGATGTAGATAGTGATAAGTTTAATAAAGCATATGATTTATTGGCAAATGCATATCTTGAGGATGGCGAAGAAGCTGACGTATATTATACAGACTTTATAAAAAAGAATACTGAAGCCGGAGAAGGGGAGCATAAGGCTACGTTAACTAACGGAGTGGATTCGGTTAAGTATTATGAAGAAAACAACAATGAAGACAACCAACTACCAGAGGATGTAAAAACATACTCTGATAAAATGATTGAATTAGAATATCAGAAATCAGCTAACTATAAAGTAAATGTAGAAAAAGCAGGATTATATACATTAAATGTAGATTATATTTCTGTTGGTGATTCGCTTTCAGATTATACTGTTAGCGCAAAAGTTAATGGAAAACATCAGTATTCAGAAACTAATACTATAGCATTACCAATTCATTGGACAGATGTTGACCAGGACAAATATATCGGAAGTGATGATCAGAAAGAATTTCCAAAAGACAGCTACGGAGATGAAATGGCTCCTAGCCAGTCAAGAATTCAGAAATGGGTTAATACAAATATTTACAATAATACTTACGTATCAAGCAAACCACTTACTTTCTATTTAAAAGAGGGTGAAAACACAATTTCGCTTGAAAATGTATCTTCAGGAGGATTGGCTTTAGGCAAGCTGACAGTAAAGGCAGCGACGGATGATACAATTTCATATGAAGAATATGCTGCACAGCATAGTGATGCAGAATTAGTAACAGACAAGGAAGAAGCATTACAGATTGATGCTGTTTATTATTCAGAAAAGAATTCTACAGATGCAATATATGGCACAAAGGTCACAACAGCACTTACAAGATTCAACATAGATACAGAAAAACTAAATACTTTGCACTGGAGTGCAGCAGGTAATGAAGTTACATATACATTCAAAGTAAAGAAGTCAGGAAATTACAACTTAGCTTTCCACTATAATAATGGAAAGAAAGAATTCGATACTTTTGAAACAATTAAGATTGACGGTCAGGTTCCATTTAAGGAAATGTATAATTATAAGTTTAATCCGGTTTCATCAGGATATGCTAATGAAACACTTAAGGATTCAAATGGAAACAACTACAATTTCTATTTTGAAGAAGGAACTCACACAATCACAATCAAGCAGGAAAATGAACCAATTATGGAAGCATACAGATATGCATTACTTTTACAGGAACATATCACAAACTTCCAGTTGGAAATCACAAAGATTACAGGTAGCGATGTAGATACTGAAAGAAACTGGAAGATGACAAAATACATTCCTGAAATTCCAAAATATTTAAATGCTTATGAAACAGTAATTCAGCATATCAGATATTTACTTCAGGATTATTCAGAAGGTGGAAACAGTGGTGCAGTTTTAGCTTACTTAGATGAAGCAGAACAGTTTATCAAGAATATGAAGAAGTATCCGGATGACATTGCTCTTCATACAGCAGACTTAACAGGTGCAGAAAACTCAATCCTCGTTTCATTAAGCAACTTCACAACAGAAGTAACATCAAATGATTTTACACTTGATAGAATTTATGTGTACGGAGACAAGAGTGAATTAGAAAGTCCTAATGCATCATGGGCAAGCTCATTATGGACGTCAATTAGAACTTTAACCAATACATTTACATCTTCAAAATACTCAACAGGTGTATCTGACAAAGATAAGGACACAATTACTATCTGGGTTAACAGAGCTATTACTCACGTAGATTTATTACAGAAGATGGCTGATACAGAATTTGTTCCTTATTATAAAGAAAAAACAGGAAAAGATATTAAAGTTCAGGTAGCAACAATGCCTGATGTAAACAAGTTGACATTGGCAATTGCGGCAGATGAAACACCGGACATTGCTTTAGGACTTGCTTCATATGTACCATTTGATTTGTCAAGCCGTGGTGCTTTATATGATTTATCACAGTTTGATGATTTCTGGACAGTAGCAAGAAGATTCCCGACAGGATCATTTGTTTCATATGTATATAATGAAGGAATGTACGCAATTCCTGAAACAACAGACTTTAATGCAGTTGTTTACAGAACAGATATCTTTGATCAGTTAGGACTTAAATGCCCTTCAACATGGAATGAATTGATAGACATTCTTCCAACTCTCCAGAGATATGGTAAGAACTTCTATCATAATATTTCAGCAGGTGTTTCAGGATACAAATGGTTCTACCAGACATCACCAATGATGCTTCAGAATAATGGAGAACTTTATACACAGGATGAAAATGGTCTTGTAACAACAGGTATTGATTCAAAGAACGCAGTTAAAGGACTTCAGCTTTTAGGAGATTTGTTTACAAAATACTCTCTTGATACATCAGTACAGAACTTCTTTAACTCATTTAGATACTCAACATTACCAATTGGTATTGTAGGTATGGAAGATTATACATTAATTAAGAATGGTGCTCAGGAATTGGACGGTAAGTGGAAACTTGCCGAATATCTTGGAACAGAACAGGAAGATGGAACAATTAACAGAAAGTTTGTTGCTAACGGAACAGGTGGAGTTATCTTTAAGAATTCTGAAAAGAAGGAAGCTTCATGGGAATTCCTTAAATGGTGGACAAGCAAAGATGTTCAGACAGAATACACATACACATTACGTTCAACATATGGTAAGACATATTTCTGGTTATCAGCCAATATGGCAGCTCTTCACAACAATCCAATGGCTGAAGCTGACAAGCAGGTTGTATTAAAGCAGATTAATCAGGTAACTGATGTAACAAGAACTCCTGGTCAGTACTTACTTGAAAGAACAATTTCTAATATTTGGACATCGATGGTATTCGACGGTACATCAGCACAGGTAGCAGTTGATGAGGCAAAGAACGATGTTAACAAAGAAATTGTAAGAAAGATGAAAGAATTAGGATTTTACGATGAAAATGGAAAACTTATAAAAGATTTCAAACTTCGTGGATATGATTGGATTAAACAGAATCAGGATAATGCAAAAGCAGATAAAGGAGAGGAGGTAACACAGAGTGGAAGCAACTAA
- a CDS encoding carbohydrate ABC transporter permease: MANFQGNRINPTRFSSGQIKFHIIAFPLSIFMILPVVFLIGNAFKPLGELFKFPPTIFAHNPTLDNFKNLMNLAGSTGIPMSRYFLNSMIVTVLTVVLNLLITIMAAYVFSKKKFKIKGALWEINQMALMFVATAVSIPRYLIIVKIGAYNTWFAHILPLIAMPVGLFLVKQFVDGIPDALIEAAVVDGAGDATILRKIIIPLTKPALATSVVLTFQQVWSNVETSNNYITNEALRTLTYYVNSIGTNNAVAASGMVAAANLIMFIPNLIIFICMQSKVMNTMASSGIK, encoded by the coding sequence ATGGCAAATTTTCAAGGTAACAGAATTAACCCAACAAGATTTTCAAGCGGCCAGATTAAGTTTCATATTATAGCATTTCCGCTTTCTATATTTATGATCCTTCCGGTAGTATTCCTTATTGGAAACGCTTTTAAACCACTTGGTGAGTTGTTTAAATTTCCACCAACTATTTTTGCACACAATCCAACATTGGACAACTTTAAGAATCTTATGAACTTAGCAGGTTCTACAGGTATTCCAATGTCAAGATACTTCTTGAACTCAATGATAGTTACTGTGCTTACAGTAGTTCTTAACTTATTGATTACAATTATGGCAGCTTATGTTTTCTCAAAGAAGAAATTCAAGATTAAAGGTGCTTTATGGGAAATCAACCAGATGGCTCTTATGTTCGTAGCCACAGCGGTTTCAATCCCAAGATACTTAATTATAGTAAAAATTGGTGCATACAATACATGGTTTGCACATATCCTTCCACTTATTGCCATGCCTGTAGGTTTATTCCTGGTTAAGCAGTTCGTAGACGGAATACCGGATGCCCTTATTGAAGCAGCGGTAGTTGACGGAGCAGGAGATGCAACAATCTTAAGAAAGATTATCATCCCATTAACAAAACCGGCTCTTGCAACATCAGTCGTTTTAACATTCCAGCAGGTATGGAGCAACGTGGAAACATCAAACAACTATATTACTAACGAAGCATTAAGAACATTGACATATTATGTAAACTCTATTGGCACAAACAATGCAGTGGCAGCATCAGGTATGGTTGCGGCAGCCAACTTGATTATGTTTATACCTAACCTGATTATTTTCATCTGCATGCAGTCAAAGGTTATGAACACAATGGCAAGTTCAGGTATCAAGTAA
- a CDS encoding DUF5696 domain-containing protein, producing the protein MLQAAKKNKFKATAIIVCLLCVLSLCVAVGAAFINTNRDTRPVPDVAKSSLKYSNAYEELCTIGDYKYLFYEDRDILAIENTKTGYVWKTGVDVPFLNEAWEARDIITDAKESGDNTELKDYAKEKNMTIAEVKEMANCVDSSFNSSQYTAFANSLVTVEYFEGSGDSMTTQRASSAPEKKSQGESQLTKGSSENEWVLDCKFNIDDEELGVKVHMTLGENGKVNFKVPYEEITGCISKIKCIEIAPFLGTSGGILKYYDKDADDFVKTEVKELTPGYVLVPDGSGSLIRFNENKTKFSEYNSKVYGTDPSTESNYYSSLDDVVPLKNPTMPVFGISHGDGTQAAFVAYADQGDEYMSINAAPASTTDGEIAYTYAYASFQYNAEYFQVINQAGDSYRKVQDKPNKFDIDLTYQFLEGDGSNGYKADYTGMAKAYRQHLIDEGILTEKSVDEKNIPIRIDFLMSDSKKGVFSTQEVEVTSASDVKNILNQLNKDGIENISTGLIGWQRGGETLSKPNSTKFSSSVGKKNEFKSLMSEFAKKGIDISFSREFSSINETMVNYYGTAAKHINSQYLSVDKSQVLPKNVPVTEYGYATPAKTAQWITDLYEDLGDLSGSFTIDGASNILLSHYKSDDNKTTVQNTVKLYQDAISKIQKNGTKTNLVNPNKYLWKYTDRYLQSPVGTSQYVYETDTVPFLQMVLNGTMEVYAPYANFSFYAQTDMLRMIDYNISPSFVLTQKPSYLLGSTTSSDYYSTEFGQYEELVNTIYNTVNTPLSQVINYNWDSRTVYSWDGKELTSASKDANGNETDGGIIANQYSKDGDVKTIIINYTSDEIQVNGTSVAANSAAVVEGGVK; encoded by the coding sequence ATGTTACAGGCAGCTAAAAAGAATAAATTTAAAGCAACAGCAATCATTGTATGTCTCTTATGTGTCCTTTCACTTTGTGTAGCAGTTGGCGCTGCATTCATTAACACTAACAGAGATACAAGACCTGTACCTGATGTTGCAAAATCTTCATTAAAGTATTCAAATGCTTACGAAGAATTATGCACAATAGGAGATTACAAATATCTTTTCTATGAAGACAGAGATATCTTAGCAATCGAAAATACAAAAACAGGATATGTTTGGAAAACAGGCGTAGACGTTCCTTTCTTAAATGAAGCATGGGAAGCAAGAGATATTATTACAGATGCTAAGGAAAGCGGTGATAATACAGAACTTAAAGACTATGCTAAAGAAAAGAATATGACAATAGCAGAAGTAAAAGAAATGGCAAACTGTGTTGATTCATCATTTAACAGTAGCCAGTATACAGCCTTTGCCAATTCTCTTGTAACAGTTGAATATTTTGAAGGCTCAGGAGATTCAATGACAACACAGAGAGCATCATCAGCACCGGAAAAGAAGAGCCAGGGCGAATCACAGCTTACTAAGGGAAGCAGTGAAAACGAATGGGTTTTGGATTGTAAGTTTAACATTGATGATGAAGAATTAGGCGTTAAAGTTCATATGACTTTAGGCGAAAATGGAAAGGTTAACTTTAAAGTTCCTTATGAAGAAATTACAGGTTGTATTAGCAAGATTAAATGTATCGAAATTGCTCCTTTCTTAGGAACAAGCGGTGGTATTCTTAAATACTATGATAAAGATGCAGATGATTTTGTTAAGACAGAAGTGAAAGAACTTACACCTGGTTATGTTTTAGTTCCAGACGGAAGCGGAAGCTTAATCAGATTTAATGAAAACAAGACAAAGTTTAGTGAATACAATAGTAAGGTTTATGGAACAGATCCATCAACAGAATCTAACTACTATTCATCATTAGATGATGTTGTACCACTTAAGAATCCAACAATGCCGGTATTTGGTATTTCACATGGTGATGGTACACAGGCAGCATTTGTAGCTTATGCAGATCAGGGTGATGAGTATATGTCAATTAATGCAGCTCCTGCATCAACAACTGATGGAGAAATTGCTTACACATATGCATATGCATCATTCCAGTACAACGCTGAATACTTCCAGGTTATAAACCAGGCAGGTGATTCATATCGTAAAGTACAGGATAAACCTAATAAGTTTGATATTGACTTAACATATCAGTTTTTAGAGGGTGACGGCAGTAATGGTTACAAAGCTGATTACACAGGTATGGCTAAGGCATACAGACAGCATTTAATTGATGAAGGAATTTTAACTGAAAAGTCAGTTGATGAAAAGAACATTCCTATTAGAATTGACTTCCTTATGTCAGATTCAAAGAAAGGTGTATTCTCAACACAGGAAGTTGAAGTTACTTCAGCATCAGATGTTAAGAATATTTTAAACCAGCTTAACAAAGATGGTATTGAAAATATTAGCACAGGACTTATAGGATGGCAGAGAGGTGGAGAAACATTATCAAAACCTAACAGCACTAAGTTCTCAAGTTCAGTTGGAAAGAAGAATGAATTTAAGAGTTTAATGTCAGAATTCGCTAAAAAGGGAATTGATATTTCATTTTCAAGAGAGTTCTCATCAATAAACGAAACAATGGTTAATTATTATGGAACTGCAGCAAAGCATATTAACTCACAGTATCTCTCAGTAGATAAGTCACAAGTTCTTCCAAAGAACGTTCCTGTTACAGAATACGGATATGCAACACCTGCTAAGACAGCACAGTGGATTACAGATTTGTATGAAGATTTAGGAGACTTAAGCGGTTCATTTACAATTGACGGAGCATCAAACATTCTTTTAAGCCATTATAAGAGTGATGACAATAAGACAACAGTTCAGAATACTGTAAAACTTTATCAGGATGCTATTTCAAAGATTCAGAAGAACGGAACAAAGACAAACCTTGTAAATCCTAACAAGTACTTATGGAAATATACAGACCGTTACTTACAGTCACCTGTAGGAACATCACAGTATGTATATGAAACAGATACAGTTCCTTTCTTACAGATGGTACTTAATGGAACAATGGAAGTTTATGCACCATATGCTAACTTCTCATTCTATGCACAGACAGATATGTTAAGAATGATTGATTACAACATTTCACCATCATTTGTCTTAACACAGAAACCATCATACTTATTAGGTTCAACAACTTCATCAGATTACTATTCAACAGAGTTTGGACAGTATGAGGAATTAGTAAATACTATTTACAATACAGTTAATACACCATTGTCACAGGTTATTAATTATAACTGGGATAGCAGAACAGTTTATAGCTGGGATGGAAAAGAATTAACTTCAGCATCAAAAGATGCTAATGGTAATGAAACAGATGGTGGTATAATTGCAAACCAGTATTCAAAGGATGGAGATGTGAAGACAATTATTATAAACTATACATCTGATGAAATTCAGGTTAATGGTACAAGCGTTGCAGCAAACAGCGCAGCAGTAGTAGAAGGAGGTGTTAAGTAA
- a CDS encoding YIP1 family protein, producing MKKLLKKSLVLFLALIFVVMSVLPVAASQATSYSYTLDDEGELVRTQDAYLPDRTITNLGLSDPEDMIIDDENNAYIVDTGNARVLVYNLDDEKVVTQIDKDTVGSKDFEGFNSPKGIFLTKSGEVYIADTGAKTVFRFKKVNETKYEFVRRYDRPTAPIFADTNYEPSKVAVDSGNNLYIVSEGVYAGIIQLANSGDFLGYFASNKSKLTPQQVFLKIIYTKEQEKNSTLLNTLPSTFSNVFVDAEGTAYSTCMGKGTDLLKKHSTNGTNLFKNVIASSGAFTDVTADSNGIIYASDSKGYIYVYTRDGELIFSLGEKAGNNDVSGLFSSLTTIAVDNNGNIWTADGKKGFIQSFTPTEYATTIYKALQEYENGDYTDALKDWNYVLRLNQMSVLAHNGVAKAYYNDEEYDKAMEHFEIAGNRSGYSDAFWEVRNKGIQKDLGAVLTVVIILIVLSIVIKLVDKKKVLRTKRKQFGTKLKELPVIGEIGYAFKCAKHPIDRYYDIRVGKNGSMIAATIIYVAFFAVYMIYQTGKGFIYQYTSVEDMDMGAVVVGFFAILILFIVCNFLVTSITDGDGTLKQVYMIPAYGIMPLMICMIVTTIMSYQLTYNESFILTVIMMIGGIWSIAVIFEGLSTVHDYDFKQTVVSLIITAVFMLIAAIVVLVVIIMWEQLYDFLITVGKEIIRNVTGS from the coding sequence ATGAAAAAATTATTGAAAAAATCATTAGTGCTGTTCCTGGCACTGATATTTGTAGTGATGTCTGTTCTTCCTGTAGCAGCTTCTCAGGCAACAAGTTATTCATATACACTTGATGACGAAGGGGAGTTAGTTAGAACACAGGATGCTTACTTACCAGACAGAACTATAACAAACCTCGGATTATCCGATCCGGAAGATATGATTATAGATGATGAAAATAATGCATATATCGTTGACACAGGTAATGCAAGAGTTCTCGTTTATAATTTGGATGATGAAAAAGTAGTAACTCAGATTGATAAAGATACTGTTGGCTCAAAAGATTTTGAAGGTTTTAACTCACCTAAGGGAATTTTTCTTACAAAAAGTGGTGAAGTTTATATAGCTGATACAGGAGCTAAGACAGTATTCAGATTCAAGAAAGTTAACGAGACAAAATATGAATTTGTAAGACGTTATGACAGACCAACAGCACCAATCTTCGCAGATACAAACTACGAACCAAGTAAGGTAGCAGTTGATAGTGGTAACAATCTTTACATAGTTTCAGAAGGTGTTTACGCAGGTATTATTCAGCTTGCTAACTCAGGTGATTTTTTAGGATATTTCGCATCAAATAAATCTAAACTTACACCACAGCAGGTTTTCCTTAAAATTATTTATACAAAGGAACAGGAGAAAAACTCAACTTTGTTAAATACTTTACCATCAACATTCTCAAACGTTTTTGTTGATGCAGAAGGAACAGCTTATTCAACATGTATGGGTAAGGGAACGGACCTTTTAAAGAAACATAGTACAAATGGAACAAACTTATTTAAAAATGTTATTGCTTCATCGGGTGCATTTACAGATGTAACAGCAGATTCAAATGGAATTATTTATGCATCTGACTCAAAGGGATATATATATGTATATACAAGAGACGGAGAGTTGATTTTCAGCCTTGGTGAAAAGGCAGGTAACAATGACGTGTCAGGTTTGTTCTCATCACTTACAACAATTGCTGTTGATAACAATGGAAACATTTGGACAGCAGATGGTAAGAAGGGATTTATCCAGTCGTTTACACCAACAGAATACGCAACAACAATTTATAAAGCATTACAGGAATATGAAAACGGTGATTACACAGATGCTCTTAAAGATTGGAATTACGTATTAAGATTAAACCAGATGTCAGTTTTGGCACATAACGGTGTTGCAAAAGCTTATTATAATGATGAAGAATATGATAAGGCAATGGAACATTTTGAAATTGCCGGAAACAGAAGTGGTTATTCAGATGCTTTCTGGGAAGTTAGAAATAAAGGCATCCAGAAGGACCTGGGAGCTGTATTAACAGTTGTAATTATCTTAATTGTTTTGAGTATAGTTATTAAACTTGTTGATAAGAAGAAAGTTTTAAGAACTAAGAGAAAACAGTTTGGAACTAAACTAAAAGAACTTCCTGTAATTGGAGAAATCGGTTATGCATTTAAGTGTGCTAAACATCCAATTGACAGATATTATGATATAAGAGTTGGAAAGAACGGTTCAATGATTGCAGCAACAATTATTTATGTAGCATTCTTTGCAGTATATATGATTTATCAGACAGGAAAAGGATTTATTTATCAGTATACAAGCGTTGAAGATATGGATATGGGAGCCGTAGTAGTTGGTTTCTTTGCTATCTTAATTCTCTTCATCGTATGTAACTTCCTTGTTACATCAATTACAGATGGTGACGGAACATTAAAGCAGGTATATATGATTCCTGCATATGGTATTATGCCATTAATGATTTGCATGATTGTTACAACAATTATGTCATACCAATTAACATATAACGAATCATTTATCTTGACAGTTATTATGATGATCGGTGGTATTTGGAGTATCGCAGTAATATTTGAAGGACTTTCAACAGTTCATGACTATGACTTTAAACAGACAGTAGTCAGCCTTATTATTACAGCAGTATTTATGTTAATTGCGGCTATAGTTGTTCTTGTAGTAATTATTATGTGGGAACAGTTATACGACTTCTTAATCACAGTAGGAAAGGAGATAATAAGAAATGTTACAGGCAGCTAA